In Streptomyces dangxiongensis, one DNA window encodes the following:
- a CDS encoding DUF6082 family protein, with product MLAVTCSMGLVVVSPLALPALDGNGENWERIGNIAQAYGAVSALLSGLAVVGVVVSLVLQAREAKAARVQNTRTMHMEFSRLAIENPEYLDCWGGPDASRTVLLRRQHMYVNLVVSHWEMWFELGDLTDHWLASMCDEIFAGEIGRSFWARTREARISTASTRRMKHFNQIIDTRCVAALGIPPRTEPALPDLGVPGVVLPGAADQDQS from the coding sequence TTGCTCGCCGTCACGTGCTCGATGGGCCTTGTCGTTGTATCTCCCCTCGCTCTTCCCGCACTGGACGGCAACGGGGAGAACTGGGAGCGGATTGGCAACATCGCCCAGGCATACGGGGCCGTGTCCGCGCTCCTCTCCGGCTTGGCCGTCGTCGGCGTGGTGGTTTCGCTGGTACTTCAGGCCCGTGAAGCCAAGGCTGCCCGGGTGCAGAACACCCGTACCATGCATATGGAGTTCAGCAGGCTGGCCATCGAGAACCCCGAGTACCTCGACTGCTGGGGCGGCCCCGACGCCTCCCGGACCGTCCTCCTCCGGCGGCAGCACATGTACGTCAACCTGGTGGTGTCGCACTGGGAGATGTGGTTCGAACTCGGCGACCTCACGGACCACTGGCTGGCGTCGATGTGCGACGAGATCTTCGCGGGCGAGATCGGCCGCTCGTTCTGGGCACGGACCCGTGAAGCGCGTATCTCGACAGCATCGACACGGCGGATGAAGCACTTCAACCAGATCATCGACACCCGGTGCGTGGCGGCGCTCGGCATCCCGCCACGCACGGAGCCGGCGTTGCCAGATCTTGGAGTGCCGGGAGTCGTGCTCCCAGGCGCGGCTGATCAAGACCAGTCCTGA
- a CDS encoding DUF6087 family protein: MDDEPLSQWAERRDARIGQLRAVPLLSGDGPRGSHLNPGAPRAIQRWNGHMWEPHGFAANLAEARRLLFPRTEAAPAPEAAPRLGPGTGRRRRPQAPR, translated from the coding sequence ATGGACGATGAACCCCTGTCCCAGTGGGCCGAGCGCCGTGACGCGAGGATCGGGCAGCTCCGCGCCGTACCTCTCCTGAGCGGTGACGGTCCGAGGGGATCACATCTGAACCCCGGCGCTCCGCGGGCGATCCAGCGGTGGAACGGGCACATGTGGGAGCCGCACGGCTTCGCGGCGAATCTCGCGGAGGCGCGGCGCCTCCTGTTTCCCCGGACCGAGGCCGCCCCGGCCCCGGAGGCAGCGCCGAGGCTCGGTCCAGGGACCGGCAGACGTCGGAGGCCTCAGGCCCCGCGATAG
- a CDS encoding M23 family metallopeptidase, with protein MDSGRTGQSAAGILYRFLTVERAHREALAPRVVAAVGRERLDQIMDGTRERVGEITGVRDNPDGLVIEGTKGRALAFATTSDGHVLDGLLIAPGAYRAPRLRIPLGARAALAWTVWVLLLAARIDACWQAPSRIAWCGRLLIVAAGYLIVEGWRTPARLPWWIRRAVEAGALVGLASACRLPGLPRSGGGDADLFLGVALIAVFGCFLVRARRHRWGTAVSRPLTFPLQGGNWYIAQGGGRGLNHHTAFPEQRGALDVIQVGPGGARARGAGTRGGSESHLVYGQVLHAPCDGTVVSAAGHIDDQEPGTIRYQPPYGNHVFIDTGTEIVKLAHLRRGTVTVTTGDPVRAGQVLGEVGNSGNSTEPHLHIHAERDGVGLDLEFTGITGPLCRGRTVRT; from the coding sequence ATGGACTCCGGCCGAACGGGGCAGTCGGCGGCCGGCATCCTGTACCGGTTCCTCACTGTCGAGCGCGCACACCGCGAGGCTCTCGCGCCGCGGGTGGTCGCCGCCGTCGGGCGTGAGCGGCTCGACCAGATCATGGACGGTACCCGCGAACGCGTCGGCGAGATCACCGGCGTACGGGACAACCCCGACGGGCTGGTGATCGAAGGCACCAAGGGACGCGCCCTCGCCTTCGCCACCACCAGCGACGGCCATGTGCTCGATGGACTCCTGATCGCACCGGGCGCGTACCGCGCGCCGCGCCTGCGCATCCCTCTCGGGGCGCGCGCCGCCCTCGCGTGGACCGTGTGGGTGCTGCTCCTCGCCGCGCGGATCGACGCGTGCTGGCAGGCCCCCTCCCGCATCGCCTGGTGCGGCCGCCTGCTCATCGTCGCGGCCGGGTACCTGATCGTGGAGGGCTGGCGCACCCCGGCCCGGCTGCCGTGGTGGATACGCCGCGCCGTGGAGGCGGGCGCGCTCGTGGGCCTTGCCTCCGCGTGCCGACTGCCGGGACTGCCCAGGTCGGGCGGCGGGGACGCCGATCTGTTCCTGGGCGTGGCCCTGATCGCCGTCTTCGGATGCTTCCTGGTCCGGGCGCGGCGCCATCGCTGGGGGACCGCCGTGTCGCGGCCTCTCACCTTCCCTCTGCAGGGCGGGAACTGGTACATCGCACAAGGCGGCGGGCGAGGCCTGAACCATCACACGGCCTTCCCCGAGCAGCGTGGCGCCCTGGACGTGATCCAGGTCGGCCCGGGCGGTGCGCGAGCACGCGGTGCGGGCACCCGCGGAGGAAGCGAGAGCCATCTCGTGTACGGGCAGGTTCTGCACGCACCGTGCGACGGCACGGTCGTCTCCGCCGCCGGTCACATCGACGACCAGGAACCCGGCACCATCCGGTACCAACCCCCTTACGGCAACCACGTGTTCATCGACACAGGCACCGAAATCGTCAAGCTCGCCCACCTGCGCCGCGGCACCGTGACGGTGACGACGGGCGATCCCGTGCGCGCCGGGCAGGTGCTCGGTGAAGTGGGCAACTCCGGCAACAGCACGGAGCCCCACCTGCACATCCACGCCGAACGTGACGGCGTCGGGCTGGATCTGGAATTCACCGGGATCACGGGGCCACTGTGCCGGGGGCGGACCGTCCGCACGTAG
- a CDS encoding SDR family NAD(P)-dependent oxidoreductase: MADKRVVVVTGGATGIGEATARLLREGGHHVVVSGRRPEPLRRLAEEIGALAYPSDVGEPDAAEGLVRAALAEHGRIDGLVLNAGIGRGGAVGDLTLRDWEDVMRTNVTGPLLLLRAAVPHLLESRGAVVAVASVSALRNGASNAPYATSKAALLQLCRSVAVDYGRHGVRANIVCPGWVRTEMADRRMARFAEEAGLRGGTEAAYEEATRPLPPGRPGEPREVAEAIDWLLSPAASYVNGAVLTVDGGTTALDPGTLAFDFHMAPRGTDAPGPADGGS, translated from the coding sequence TTGGCGGACAAGCGGGTTGTCGTCGTGACCGGCGGAGCCACGGGCATCGGTGAGGCCACGGCCCGGCTGTTGCGCGAGGGAGGCCACCACGTGGTCGTCTCCGGCCGCCGGCCCGAACCCCTGCGACGCCTCGCGGAGGAGATCGGGGCGCTGGCGTACCCGTCCGATGTCGGTGAGCCCGACGCGGCCGAGGGGCTCGTCCGGGCGGCCCTGGCCGAGCACGGCCGGATCGACGGACTGGTGCTGAACGCGGGGATCGGACGCGGTGGCGCTGTGGGAGACCTGACGTTGCGGGACTGGGAGGACGTGATGCGCACCAACGTCACCGGTCCCCTTCTGCTGCTGCGCGCGGCGGTCCCGCATCTGCTGGAGTCCAGGGGAGCGGTGGTCGCCGTCGCTTCGGTCTCCGCGCTCCGCAACGGCGCGAGCAACGCCCCGTACGCCACCTCCAAGGCGGCACTGCTCCAGCTCTGCCGTTCCGTGGCCGTCGACTACGGGCGTCACGGGGTACGTGCCAACATCGTGTGCCCCGGCTGGGTACGGACCGAGATGGCCGACCGGCGCATGGCGCGCTTCGCCGAGGAGGCCGGTCTGCGCGGTGGGACGGAGGCCGCCTACGAGGAGGCGACCAGGCCGCTGCCCCCGGGACGGCCGGGCGAGCCGCGCGAGGTCGCGGAGGCGATCGACTGGCTGCTCTCCCCGGCGGCGTCCTACGTCAATGGCGCGGTGCTCACCGTCGACGGCGGCACGACGGCCCTCGACCCGGGAACGCTGGCGTTCGACTTCCACATGGCGCCCCGCGGCACCGACGCCCCCGGTCCCGCCGACGGGGGCTCCTGA
- a CDS encoding DoxX family protein, with amino-acid sequence MSCYDRRDLGLLLLRLGTGGVLAAHGTQKLFGWFGGHGLEGTGQFMESVGYAPGKASATASGLAETGGGVLLALGLATPAAGAAAAGAMAGAAAVHLPNGFFAQEGGYEHAVSLGLVGAGLAVTGPGRLSLDHALGHVLNRGWMVPAALGVTAAATAVVIGLRNKRVRAQAVDEQDTLFEE; translated from the coding sequence GTGAGCTGTTACGACCGACGTGATCTGGGCCTGCTGCTGCTCCGGCTGGGCACCGGCGGGGTACTGGCCGCCCACGGCACGCAGAAGCTGTTCGGCTGGTTCGGCGGACACGGCCTGGAGGGCACCGGCCAGTTCATGGAGTCCGTCGGCTACGCGCCCGGCAAGGCCAGCGCCACGGCGTCGGGCCTGGCGGAGACGGGCGGCGGCGTCCTGCTGGCGCTGGGCCTCGCGACCCCGGCGGCGGGCGCCGCGGCGGCCGGGGCGATGGCGGGAGCGGCGGCCGTCCACCTGCCCAACGGCTTCTTCGCCCAGGAGGGCGGCTACGAGCACGCGGTGAGCCTGGGTCTCGTCGGGGCCGGCCTCGCCGTCACCGGACCCGGCCGCCTCTCCCTCGACCACGCCCTGGGACACGTCCTCAACCGCGGCTGGATGGTGCCGGCCGCGCTCGGCGTGACGGCGGCGGCGACGGCCGTGGTGATCGGACTCCGGAACAAGCGGGTCCGGGCACAGGCGGTCGACGAACAGGACACCCTGTTCGAGGAGTGA
- a CDS encoding nuclear transport factor 2 family protein: MTIQPSRLSDPAVRAFVYAVNSHDLEGFMSLLAPGATMCDDGSDRDLAEWTDREIFSSHGHLEVDNESDGGRTVLARYRNDTWGEMRTKWVFTVEDDGRISRFETGQA, translated from the coding sequence ATGACGATTCAGCCGTCCCGGCTCAGTGATCCGGCCGTCAGGGCCTTCGTGTACGCCGTCAACTCCCACGACCTGGAGGGCTTCATGTCACTCCTGGCGCCCGGCGCGACCATGTGCGACGACGGCTCCGACCGTGACCTCGCCGAGTGGACCGACCGGGAGATCTTCTCCTCCCACGGGCACCTGGAGGTCGACAACGAGTCGGACGGCGGCCGTACCGTCCTCGCCCGCTACCGCAACGACACCTGGGGCGAGATGCGCACCAAGTGGGTCTTCACGGTCGAGGACGACGGGCGGATCTCGCGGTTCGAGACCGGGCAGGCCTGA
- a CDS encoding D-alanyl-D-alanine carboxypeptidase family protein — protein MRESSRLSRRAVLGLTAAALPLSTATGAAAATAVVGGGRLARPGVQVSGATGLPKKLTARSWLVADLDSGEVLASFGAHRRLPPASTLKMLFADTVLKRLDPAERYRVTDADLADVPAGSSLVGVKPGITYTVEQLWQGVFLRSGNDAVHVLSHLNGGIARTVAQMQAGAADLQALDTHVVSPDGFDHKGQLSSAYDLTLFARHGLKDAAFRRYCGTRTADFPAGGKKTFQIQNTDRLLTGAWGLKTYDGLIGVKNGYTSHAGNTFTGAATRGGRTLLVTVMHPGAGGNAVYEETAALLDWGFGHGRSAQAVGLLVAPLSEGGVKASPPPMRKPARPAAGAPGTGSGSGSGWGLAEASAGTAALLGAGAWALRRRRSRTPVTGGGGGGRKGSETREGGVAGEGGVAREGGPRGRHRN, from the coding sequence GTGCGTGAAAGTTCCCGGCTCAGCCGGCGTGCCGTCCTCGGGCTGACGGCCGCCGCCCTCCCCCTCTCCACGGCCACCGGGGCCGCCGCCGCGACCGCGGTCGTCGGCGGCGGGCGGCTGGCCCGTCCAGGTGTCCAGGTGAGCGGTGCCACCGGACTGCCCAAGAAGCTCACCGCCCGCTCGTGGCTGGTCGCCGACCTCGACAGCGGGGAGGTCCTCGCCTCGTTCGGCGCGCACCGGCGCCTCCCGCCCGCGTCCACACTGAAGATGCTCTTCGCGGACACCGTGCTGAAGCGGCTGGACCCCGCCGAGCGGTACCGGGTCACCGACGCCGACCTCGCCGACGTCCCGGCCGGCTCCAGCCTCGTCGGCGTCAAGCCCGGCATCACCTACACCGTCGAGCAGTTGTGGCAGGGCGTGTTCCTGCGCTCCGGCAACGACGCCGTGCACGTCCTCTCCCACCTGAACGGCGGCATCGCCCGGACGGTCGCCCAGATGCAGGCCGGAGCCGCGGACCTCCAGGCCCTGGACACCCATGTGGTCAGCCCCGACGGCTTCGACCACAAGGGACAGCTCTCCTCGGCGTACGACCTCACGCTCTTCGCCCGCCACGGCCTGAAGGACGCCGCGTTCCGCCGTTACTGCGGCACCCGGACCGCCGACTTCCCGGCGGGCGGCAAGAAGACCTTCCAGATCCAGAACACCGACCGCCTGCTGACCGGGGCGTGGGGCCTGAAGACTTACGACGGGCTGATCGGCGTCAAGAACGGCTACACCAGCCACGCCGGCAACACCTTCACCGGTGCCGCCACCCGCGGTGGGCGCACCCTGCTGGTCACCGTGATGCACCCCGGGGCCGGCGGCAACGCCGTCTACGAGGAGACCGCCGCGCTGCTCGACTGGGGCTTCGGGCACGGGCGTTCGGCGCAGGCGGTGGGCCTGCTGGTCGCGCCGCTCAGCGAGGGCGGGGTGAAGGCGAGTCCGCCGCCCATGCGGAAGCCGGCACGTCCGGCGGCCGGCGCGCCCGGTACCGGGTCCGGGAGCGGCTCGGGGTGGGGGCTGGCGGAGGCCTCGGCCGGGACGGCCGCCCTGCTGGGCGCCGGAGCCTGGGCCCTGCGCCGACGCCGGTCACGGACGCCGGTGACCGGCGGGGGCGGCGGGGGCCGGAAGGGCAGCGAGACCCGCGAGGGCGGCGTCGCTGGCGAAGGCGGCGTGGCCCGCGAGGGCGGCCCGAGAGGCCGTCACCGGAACTGA
- a CDS encoding SDR family oxidoreductase produces MTDRRSKIAVVTGAGSGIGRAVAVELLRHGWSVALAGRRAGTLEETAALVPEGTALAVRTDVSRPEDVDALFAAVVERFGRVDLLFNNAGTFGPGGVPVEEDLPYDAWRHVVDTNLDGAFLCAQAAYRRMKEQDPQGGRIINNGSVSAHTPRPHSVAYTATKHALTGLTRSLSLDGRPYRIAVGQIDIGNAATDMTARMRTGALQANGEVAPEPVMDVADVARTVRHMAELPLEANVQFATVLATGMPYIGRG; encoded by the coding sequence ATGACCGACAGACGATCGAAGATCGCGGTGGTGACCGGGGCGGGCTCCGGCATCGGACGGGCCGTCGCCGTGGAGCTGCTGCGCCACGGCTGGTCGGTGGCGCTCGCCGGCCGTCGCGCCGGGACGCTGGAGGAGACGGCGGCGCTGGTGCCGGAGGGCACCGCGCTCGCCGTGCGCACCGACGTGTCCCGGCCCGAGGACGTGGACGCGTTGTTCGCGGCGGTGGTGGAGCGGTTCGGACGGGTGGACCTGCTGTTCAACAACGCGGGGACCTTCGGGCCCGGCGGGGTCCCGGTCGAGGAGGACCTGCCGTACGACGCCTGGCGGCACGTGGTGGACACCAACCTCGACGGCGCGTTCCTGTGCGCGCAGGCGGCCTACCGGCGGATGAAGGAGCAGGACCCGCAGGGCGGCCGGATCATCAACAACGGTTCCGTCTCGGCCCACACGCCCCGCCCGCACTCGGTCGCCTACACCGCGACGAAGCACGCGCTGACCGGGCTGACCAGGTCGCTGTCGCTGGACGGGCGGCCGTACCGCATCGCGGTGGGGCAGATCGACATCGGCAACGCGGCGACCGACATGACGGCACGGATGCGGACCGGTGCGCTCCAGGCGAACGGGGAGGTGGCCCCGGAACCGGTCATGGACGTGGCCGACGTGGCGCGCACGGTGCGGCACATGGCCGAGCTGCCGCTGGAGGCGAACGTGCAGTTCGCGACGGTGCTGGCGACCGGGATGCCGTACATCGGGCGGGGCTGA
- a CDS encoding Gfo/Idh/MocA family protein: MAERGVRWGILATGGIAAAFAADLVATSGAGSAAGPAAEIVAVASRRPESARAFAERFGVARAYGDWESLAADEDVDVVYVATPHTAHRTAAGLCLTAGRNVLCEKPFTLNLREAEELVALAREHDRFLMEAMWMYCDPLVRRLKALVDDGAIGEVRTVQADFGLAGPFAAEHRLRDPALGGGALLDLGVYPVSFAQLLLGEPDGVAASAVLSPEGVDLQTGAVLSWDSGALASLHCSIDGATAATASVTGSRGRIDVPSGFFHPDRFVLHRDGRDPEEFAADPADGPRGSMRHEAREVMRALRAGEKESPLVPLEGTLAVMRTLDAVRERTGVRYPGETGARQSGGSGVP, from the coding sequence ATGGCGGAGCGGGGCGTGCGGTGGGGGATCCTGGCGACCGGCGGGATCGCGGCGGCGTTCGCGGCGGACCTGGTGGCCACGTCGGGCGCCGGCTCCGCGGCGGGGCCGGCGGCGGAGATCGTGGCGGTGGCGTCGCGCCGGCCCGAGTCGGCGCGGGCGTTCGCCGAGCGGTTCGGGGTGGCGCGGGCGTACGGCGACTGGGAGTCGCTGGCGGCGGACGAGGACGTCGACGTCGTCTACGTCGCCACCCCGCACACCGCGCACCGGACGGCGGCCGGGCTGTGCCTGACGGCGGGTCGGAACGTGCTGTGCGAGAAGCCTTTCACGCTGAACCTGCGCGAGGCGGAGGAACTCGTCGCGCTGGCCCGGGAACACGACCGCTTCCTGATGGAGGCGATGTGGATGTACTGCGACCCGCTGGTGCGGCGGCTGAAGGCGCTGGTGGACGACGGGGCGATCGGCGAGGTGCGCACGGTGCAGGCCGACTTCGGGCTGGCCGGGCCCTTCGCCGCGGAGCACCGGCTGCGGGACCCGGCGCTGGGCGGCGGGGCACTGCTGGACCTGGGCGTGTACCCGGTGTCCTTCGCACAGTTGCTGCTGGGTGAGCCGGACGGCGTCGCCGCGAGCGCGGTGCTGTCCCCGGAGGGCGTGGACCTCCAGACGGGGGCCGTGCTGTCCTGGGACAGCGGCGCGCTGGCCTCGCTGCACTGCTCCATCGACGGCGCTACGGCGGCCACCGCCTCGGTCACCGGCTCGCGCGGCCGGATCGACGTCCCGTCCGGCTTCTTCCACCCGGACCGGTTCGTGCTGCACCGGGACGGCCGTGACCCCGAGGAGTTCGCCGCGGACCCGGCCGACGGGCCGCGCGGCAGCATGCGGCACGAGGCGAGGGAGGTCATGCGGGCGCTGCGGGCGGGCGAGAAGGAGTCGCCGCTGGTGCCGCTGGAGGGCACGCTCGCGGTGATGCGCACGCTGGACGCGGTGCGGGAGCGGACCGGGGTGCGGTATCCGGGGGAGACCGGGGCGCGGCAGTCTGGGGGATCCGGGGTGCCGTAG
- a CDS encoding multidrug effflux MFS transporter — protein MPEHAAAQTPGTECSSTAPGPPADRRTGLLVTLVLGGLTATPPLAMDMYLPSLPEVTRSLHAPAATVQLTLTACLAGMALGQLIVGPMSDRWGRRRPLLAGLAVYVLATALCAFAPNVETLVAFRLVQGLAGAAGIVIARAVVRDLYDGVAMARFFSTLMLISGVAPIVAPLIGGQILRVTDWQGVFAVLTVVGVLLAVVVRWRLPETLPPADRHGGGIGQALRAMRGLLADLPFTGYTLAGGFAFAALFAYISASPFVIQEIYGASPQTFSLLFGVNSVGLMIAGQLNGKVLVGRVSLDKVLATGLAVIVLAATALLLMAAGVFGEVGLAPVSAALFVLMSAMGITLPNAQSLALLRTRHAAGSASALLGTTSFLVGAVASPLVGVAGEHTAVPMAIVQLAGALVAAACFVGMCRPWNTRTAPEGEDN, from the coding sequence ATGCCCGAGCACGCGGCGGCACAGACACCCGGGACGGAGTGCTCGTCCACCGCGCCGGGCCCGCCCGCCGACCGCCGGACCGGCCTGCTCGTCACCCTCGTCCTCGGCGGCCTCACCGCCACACCCCCGCTCGCCATGGACATGTACCTCCCGTCCCTGCCGGAGGTCACCCGCTCCCTGCACGCCCCCGCCGCCACCGTCCAGCTCACCCTCACCGCCTGCCTGGCCGGCATGGCGCTCGGCCAGCTAATCGTGGGTCCGATGAGCGACCGCTGGGGCCGCCGCCGCCCGCTCCTGGCCGGCCTCGCCGTCTACGTCCTCGCCACCGCCCTGTGCGCCTTCGCCCCGAACGTCGAGACCCTGGTCGCCTTCCGGCTGGTCCAGGGCCTCGCGGGCGCGGCCGGCATCGTCATCGCGCGGGCCGTCGTACGCGACCTGTACGACGGTGTGGCCATGGCCCGCTTCTTCTCCACCCTGATGCTGATCTCCGGGGTCGCCCCGATCGTGGCGCCGCTGATCGGCGGGCAGATCCTGCGGGTGACGGACTGGCAGGGCGTGTTCGCCGTCCTCACGGTCGTGGGCGTCCTGCTCGCCGTCGTCGTCCGGTGGAGGCTGCCCGAGACGCTGCCGCCCGCCGACCGCCACGGCGGCGGGATCGGCCAGGCCCTGCGCGCGATGCGCGGCCTCCTCGCCGACCTGCCCTTCACCGGCTACACGCTGGCCGGCGGCTTCGCCTTCGCCGCGCTGTTCGCCTACATATCCGCCTCGCCGTTCGTCATCCAGGAGATCTACGGCGCCTCCCCGCAGACGTTCAGCCTGCTGTTCGGCGTCAACTCGGTCGGCCTGATGATCGCGGGCCAGCTCAACGGCAAGGTGCTGGTGGGCCGGGTCAGCCTGGACAAGGTCCTCGCGACCGGCCTCGCGGTCATCGTGCTCGCCGCCACCGCCCTGCTCCTCATGGCCGCGGGCGTCTTCGGCGAGGTCGGCCTGGCGCCCGTCTCCGCCGCCCTGTTCGTCCTCATGTCGGCCATGGGCATCACCCTGCCCAACGCCCAGTCCCTCGCCCTGCTGCGCACCCGGCACGCCGCCGGCTCCGCCTCCGCACTGCTCGGCACCACCTCCTTCCTCGTCGGCGCGGTCGCCTCCCCGCTCGTCGGCGTCGCCGGCGAGCACACCGCCGTCCCCATGGCGATCGTCCAACTGGCGGGCGCGCTGGTCGCGGCGGCCTGCTTCGTGGGAATGTGCCGTCCCTGGAACACCCGTACGGCGCCGGAGGGAGAGGACAACTGA
- a CDS encoding serine hydrolase domain-containing protein, protein MPSLEHPYGAGGRGQLSAPRLRTGTPERAGLDPTELERLTDDVHALTTGVRPWAAGAVVLAGRGPVVAVAEAAGWAVRYSAYDPKTDNAVALPPDSRVPATVDTPFDLASLTKLFTSVAAVQQIERGTLGMDARVGAYLPEFSGAAAYGVTVRQLLTHTSGLRPELPLYDCPDQRSRLALLRNTAPTAEPGTYRYSDLNMLLLQFVLERITGRTLDVLVHEGITRPLGMTATAFGPCPGAAATEDQRRPWAKVDRGMLRGVVHDENAWALGGVAGHAGLFSTAPDLAVFCRALLAGGSYGPARILGPDFVELLFTPPGLGFALDQPWFMGELSGHGAAGHTGFTGTSLVLDPERDTFLVLLANTVHPRRRPADSGPRAALATRLARAVV, encoded by the coding sequence GTGCCGTCCCTGGAACACCCGTACGGCGCCGGAGGGAGAGGACAACTGAGCGCACCGAGACTGCGTACCGGCACGCCCGAGCGCGCCGGGCTCGACCCCACGGAACTCGAGCGTCTGACCGACGACGTGCACGCCCTCACCACCGGCGTCCGCCCCTGGGCGGCCGGCGCCGTCGTGCTGGCCGGACGCGGACCCGTGGTCGCCGTGGCCGAGGCCGCGGGCTGGGCGGTGCGCTACAGCGCCTACGACCCCAAGACCGACAACGCTGTCGCGCTGCCGCCCGACTCCCGGGTCCCGGCCACCGTCGACACCCCCTTCGACCTGGCCTCCCTCACCAAGCTGTTCACCTCCGTCGCCGCCGTGCAGCAGATCGAGCGCGGCACCCTCGGCATGGACGCCCGGGTCGGCGCCTACCTGCCCGAGTTCAGCGGTGCCGCCGCATACGGCGTCACCGTGCGCCAACTGCTCACCCACACCTCCGGGCTGCGCCCCGAACTCCCGCTGTACGACTGCCCGGACCAGCGCTCCCGCCTCGCCCTCCTGCGGAACACGGCCCCGACGGCGGAACCGGGCACCTACCGGTACTCCGACCTGAACATGCTCCTGCTCCAGTTCGTCCTGGAGCGCATCACCGGCCGCACCCTCGACGTCCTCGTCCACGAGGGCATCACCCGTCCGCTCGGCATGACCGCCACCGCCTTCGGGCCCTGTCCCGGCGCCGCGGCCACCGAGGACCAGCGGCGGCCCTGGGCCAAGGTGGACCGGGGCATGCTGCGCGGTGTGGTCCACGACGAGAACGCCTGGGCGCTCGGCGGGGTCGCCGGCCACGCGGGCCTCTTCTCCACCGCGCCCGACCTGGCCGTCTTCTGCCGCGCCCTGCTCGCCGGCGGCTCCTACGGCCCCGCGCGCATCCTCGGCCCCGACTTCGTGGAGCTGCTGTTCACCCCGCCCGGGCTGGGCTTCGCCCTGGACCAGCCGTGGTTCATGGGCGAGCTGTCGGGTCACGGCGCGGCGGGCCACACCGGCTTCACCGGCACCTCCCTCGTCCTGGACCCGGAGAGGGACACGTTCCTGGTGCTGCTGGCGAACACCGTCCACCCACGGCGACGGCCGGCGGACAGCGGCCCGAGGGCGGCCCTGGCGACGCGGCTGGCGCGCGCGGTGGTCTGA
- a CDS encoding small ribosomal subunit Rsm22 family protein: protein MNHPVSPSPAETLRGALAGLLAGLPPSRAAGAVERLIANYRGDTPTHAPILRDRADVAAYAAYRMPATFEAVRSALTAFADAVPGWTPAGHVDVGGGTGAATWAVTATWDGTRPVTVLDWAEPALALGRELAAANPALADARWQRARIGADLALDATDLVTVSYVLNELAAADRAALVDAAAHAAQAVVIVEAGTPAGYERIIEARDRLVRAGFRVAAPCPHSAACPIAPGTDWCHFSARVGRSSLHRQVKGGSLAYEDEKFSYVAATRLPAAPAPARVVRRPQIRKGQVLLDLCEADERLSRTTVTKRHGALYRAARDTDWGDAWPPDGSGS, encoded by the coding sequence GTGAACCACCCCGTATCCCCGTCCCCGGCCGAGACTCTGCGTGGGGCCCTTGCCGGGCTGCTGGCCGGGTTGCCGCCCTCGCGGGCCGCCGGAGCCGTGGAGCGGCTGATCGCCAACTACCGCGGCGACACCCCCACCCACGCGCCGATCCTCCGCGACCGCGCCGACGTCGCCGCCTACGCCGCCTACCGGATGCCGGCCACCTTCGAGGCGGTCCGCTCGGCGCTGACGGCGTTCGCCGACGCCGTGCCCGGCTGGACGCCCGCCGGACACGTGGACGTCGGCGGCGGCACCGGCGCCGCGACCTGGGCGGTCACCGCCACCTGGGACGGCACCCGCCCGGTGACCGTGCTGGACTGGGCCGAGCCCGCGCTCGCCCTCGGCCGGGAGCTGGCCGCCGCGAACCCGGCCCTCGCGGACGCCCGCTGGCAGCGCGCCCGGATCGGCGCCGACCTCGCCCTGGACGCCACCGACCTGGTCACGGTGTCGTACGTCCTCAACGAACTCGCCGCGGCCGACCGGGCCGCACTCGTCGACGCCGCCGCGCACGCCGCGCAGGCCGTCGTGATCGTCGAGGCGGGCACCCCGGCCGGCTACGAGCGGATCATCGAGGCCCGCGACCGGCTCGTCCGGGCCGGGTTCCGTGTCGCCGCGCCCTGCCCGCACAGCGCCGCCTGCCCGATCGCCCCCGGCACCGACTGGTGCCACTTCTCCGCCCGGGTGGGCCGTTCCTCCCTGCACCGCCAGGTCAAGGGCGGCTCGCTGGCGTACGAGGACGAGAAGTTCTCCTACGTCGCCGCCACCCGGCTGCCCGCCGCACCGGCCCCCGCCCGCGTGGTCCGGCGCCCGCAGATCCGCAAGGGCCAGGTGCTGCTCGACCTGTGCGAGGCCGACGAGCGGCTGAGCCGTACGACGGTCACCAAACGCCACGGCGCCCTGTACCGGGCGGCCCGGGACACCGACTGGGGCGATGCGTGGCCGCCGGACGGCTCCGGGTCGTAG